Proteins from one Salinispora arenicola genomic window:
- a CDS encoding PfkB family carbohydrate kinase, with protein sequence MRRPLVVVGDTLLDRDVEGAVNRLCPDSPVPVLDETSSTDRPGGAGLAAAFAAAAPGTEVVLVTALADDAGAARLSSLLAAAGVQVYALGLAGGTPEKVRLRAQGRVLLRHDRGGAAGEPSPPAEAVLRAIADAAVVLVSDYGRGVAGQPALRAALAGTRAPVVWDPHPRGPAAVPGVHLATPNESEVRELAKVPPGETRLATASRGALELRQRWRARAVAVTMGGDGALLCHAGPTPLIVPAPATADGDTCGAGDRFAATAAIALARGALVSEAVQEGVTEACAYVTGGGVATALPPPVRPLPSVVSGVPTERIGVVAAATVVSEVRAAGGTVVATGGCFDLLHAGHVATLQAARQLGDCLVVCLNSDASVAELKGPDRPVMPQGDRSRLLAALSCVDAVMIFDESTPQATLTWLRPDIWVKGGDYATGGGEPVLPEAELVRRWGGHTVVVPYLDGRSTTDMIAAAHERGRRGVASASTADPRADPPSGSAAGPRRSAGIR encoded by the coding sequence GTGAGGAGACCCCTGGTGGTGGTCGGCGACACCCTGCTCGACCGGGACGTGGAAGGGGCGGTGAACCGGCTCTGTCCGGACTCGCCGGTGCCGGTGCTGGACGAGACCTCGTCCACCGACCGGCCGGGCGGTGCCGGACTGGCCGCGGCGTTCGCGGCGGCGGCGCCGGGCACCGAGGTCGTCCTGGTCACCGCCCTGGCCGACGACGCCGGTGCCGCACGGCTCAGCTCGCTACTCGCCGCGGCCGGAGTTCAGGTGTACGCCCTCGGGCTGGCCGGCGGAACCCCGGAGAAGGTACGGCTGCGGGCCCAGGGCCGGGTGCTGCTGCGCCATGACCGGGGCGGTGCCGCCGGTGAACCAAGCCCGCCGGCCGAGGCGGTGCTGCGGGCGATCGCGGACGCTGCGGTGGTGTTGGTCAGCGACTACGGCCGGGGGGTGGCCGGGCAGCCCGCGCTGCGGGCGGCGTTGGCCGGAACCCGGGCGCCGGTGGTCTGGGATCCACATCCCCGGGGTCCGGCCGCGGTACCCGGAGTGCACCTGGCCACGCCCAATGAATCAGAGGTCCGCGAACTGGCGAAGGTGCCTCCGGGCGAGACCCGGCTGGCGACCGCGTCACGAGGTGCCCTGGAACTGCGTCAGCGGTGGCGGGCGCGGGCCGTCGCGGTGACGATGGGCGGGGACGGCGCGCTGCTGTGCCACGCCGGGCCGACACCGCTGATCGTGCCCGCCCCGGCCACCGCCGACGGGGACACCTGTGGGGCCGGGGATCGGTTCGCGGCTACTGCCGCGATCGCCCTGGCCCGGGGCGCGTTGGTTTCCGAGGCGGTGCAGGAGGGGGTCACCGAGGCATGCGCGTACGTGACGGGCGGGGGAGTGGCGACTGCGCTGCCGCCGCCGGTCCGGCCGTTGCCGTCGGTGGTGTCGGGTGTGCCGACGGAGCGGATCGGTGTGGTGGCCGCCGCCACGGTGGTCTCCGAGGTACGCGCGGCCGGCGGCACCGTCGTCGCCACCGGCGGCTGCTTCGACCTGCTGCACGCGGGGCACGTGGCGACCTTGCAGGCGGCCCGTCAACTCGGCGACTGCCTGGTGGTCTGCCTGAACTCGGATGCCAGCGTCGCGGAGCTGAAGGGCCCCGACCGGCCGGTGATGCCGCAGGGTGACCGGAGCCGCCTGCTCGCCGCGCTGAGTTGTGTCGACGCGGTCATGATCTTCGACGAGTCGACGCCGCAGGCGACGTTGACCTGGTTGCGGCCCGACATCTGGGTCAAGGGAGGCGACTATGCCACGGGCGGAGGGGAGCCGGTGCTCCCCGAGGCGGAGTTGGTGCGACGGTGGGGCGGGCACACCGTGGTGGTGCCGTACCTGGACGGGCGCTCGACCACCGACATGATCGCCGCGGCCCACGAGCGGGGTCGTCGCGGCGTCGCGTCGGCGTCCACCGCGGACCCCCGGGCGGATCCACCATCCGGGTCGGCGGCCGGGCCTCGTCGGTCGGCGGGGATCCGATGA
- a CDS encoding glycosyltransferase, which translates to MRIAMISEHASPLAVLGGEDAGGQNTHVAELSAALAAAGHDVRVYTRWDAVDLPATVRCPDGYEVVHVPAGPAEPVAKDALLPHMKGFSHWLTDRWRGDRWTPEVVHAHFWMSGLAGLAAGRRTGVPVVQTYHALGVVKRRYQGVQDTSPPRRIGYERELGRSVDRVIAQCQDEVGELVRMGVPRSRMTVVPSGVNLRTFAPLGPAADRDDGRPRILTVGRLVERKGFQTVVRAMAHVPDAECVVVGGPPAGLLETDPYAGRLRALAHSCGVADRVRLAGAVPREEMGRWYRSADLLVAAPWYEPFGLTPLEAMACGVPVVGTAVGGIRDTVVDGVTGDLVPARDPRALGTAIQRLLDDRIRRFTYATAALERVRERYAWAATAERLVEVYGDVAAVGRATRVVAG; encoded by the coding sequence ATGCGGATCGCGATGATCTCGGAGCACGCCAGCCCGCTCGCCGTCCTCGGCGGGGAGGACGCCGGCGGCCAGAACACGCACGTCGCCGAACTCTCCGCAGCCCTCGCCGCGGCCGGCCACGATGTGCGGGTCTACACGCGCTGGGACGCGGTCGACCTGCCGGCGACCGTCCGCTGCCCGGACGGGTACGAGGTGGTCCATGTTCCGGCCGGCCCGGCGGAGCCGGTGGCCAAGGACGCGCTGCTGCCCCACATGAAGGGGTTCAGCCACTGGCTGACGGATCGCTGGCGCGGCGATCGGTGGACTCCGGAGGTGGTCCACGCGCACTTCTGGATGAGTGGTCTCGCCGGGCTCGCCGCCGGCCGCAGGACCGGTGTGCCGGTGGTACAGACCTACCACGCGCTCGGCGTGGTCAAACGGCGGTATCAGGGCGTGCAGGACACCAGCCCGCCCCGCCGTATCGGCTACGAGCGGGAACTCGGCCGATCGGTGGACCGGGTGATCGCCCAGTGCCAGGACGAGGTCGGTGAGTTGGTTCGGATGGGCGTGCCCCGGTCCCGGATGACGGTCGTCCCGTCCGGGGTCAACCTCCGTACCTTCGCCCCGTTGGGCCCCGCCGCCGACCGCGACGACGGCCGCCCCCGCATTCTCACCGTGGGGCGGCTGGTCGAGCGGAAGGGTTTCCAGACCGTTGTCCGGGCGATGGCCCATGTGCCGGACGCGGAGTGCGTGGTGGTCGGCGGGCCACCGGCCGGGCTGCTCGAGACCGACCCGTACGCGGGTCGGCTGCGGGCCCTGGCGCACTCGTGCGGGGTTGCTGATCGGGTGCGGCTGGCCGGCGCGGTGCCCAGGGAGGAGATGGGCCGCTGGTATCGCTCGGCGGATCTGCTGGTGGCCGCACCGTGGTACGAGCCGTTCGGGCTGACCCCGCTCGAGGCGATGGCGTGTGGCGTGCCGGTGGTGGGTACCGCGGTCGGGGGGATCAGGGACACGGTGGTGGACGGGGTGACCGGTGACCTCGTGCCCGCCCGGGATCCCCGTGCGCTCGGTACCGCGATCCAGCGGCTGCTCGACGACCGGATTCGCCGGTTCACGTATGCGACGGCGGCGCTGGAACGGGTTCGGGAGCGCTACGCGTGGGCTGCCACCGCGGAGCGGCTGGTCGAGGTCTACGGTGACGTGGCGGCTGTGGGCCGGGCGACCCGGGTGGTGGCCGGATGA
- a CDS encoding glycosyl transferase, protein MNILLWHVHGSWTTSFVHGKHRYLVPVTPDRGPDGLGRARTYPWPDSAVEVTPPELATAEVDLVLLQRPEEEALATEWLGRRPGRDVPAIYVEHNTPKDGAVPNSRHPMADRDDLLVAHVTAFNQLYWDTGGTRTTVVDHGIVPPTVEYTGELDRLAVVINEPIRRRRVTGTDLLPRFAEIAPLDVFGMKVAGLADQLGLPADRLTSHDDLPQARMHAELARRRAYLHLCRWTSLGLSLIEAMTIGMPVVVLAATEAVMAVPPGAGALATRVDDLLTATGQLMVDPAAARRAGAIARRAARDRYGLDRFLTDWDRLLEEEVCGSR, encoded by the coding sequence ATGAACATCCTGCTCTGGCACGTGCACGGCTCCTGGACGACGTCGTTCGTCCACGGCAAGCATCGCTATCTGGTGCCCGTCACCCCCGACCGTGGCCCGGATGGCCTCGGTCGGGCCCGCACCTACCCGTGGCCGGACAGCGCGGTCGAGGTCACCCCACCCGAACTGGCGACCGCCGAGGTGGACCTGGTCCTCCTGCAACGCCCCGAGGAGGAGGCCCTGGCCACCGAGTGGCTGGGCCGTCGGCCGGGCCGCGACGTCCCGGCGATCTACGTCGAGCACAACACCCCGAAGGACGGGGCGGTGCCGAACAGCCGACACCCGATGGCCGACCGCGATGACCTGCTGGTCGCCCACGTCACCGCCTTCAACCAGCTCTACTGGGACACCGGGGGTACCCGGACCACCGTGGTGGACCACGGCATCGTGCCACCGACGGTCGAGTACACCGGCGAATTGGACCGGCTCGCGGTGGTGATCAACGAACCGATACGTCGCCGGCGGGTCACCGGCACCGACCTGCTGCCCCGGTTCGCCGAGATCGCACCCCTGGACGTGTTCGGCATGAAGGTAGCCGGGCTCGCCGACCAGCTCGGGTTGCCAGCCGATCGACTGACCAGCCACGACGACCTGCCTCAGGCACGGATGCACGCCGAGCTGGCCCGAAGGCGGGCATACCTGCACCTGTGCCGGTGGACCTCGCTCGGGCTGAGCCTGATCGAGGCGATGACGATCGGCATGCCGGTCGTCGTGCTCGCCGCCACGGAGGCCGTGATGGCGGTGCCGCCCGGTGCCGGCGCCCTCGCCACCCGGGTCGACGACCTGCTGACCGCCACCGGTCAGTTGATGGTGGACCCAGCGGCTGCCCGTCGGGCGGGAGCCATCGCCCGTCGTGCCGCCCGCGACCGGTACGGCCTCGACCGTTTCCTCACCGACTGGGACCGGCTGCTGGAGGAGGAAGTATGCGGATCGCGATGA
- a CDS encoding glycosyltransferase family 9 protein gives MIVILRALGLGDLATAVPALRALRAHHPDERLVLLAPDWLAPLVPLIGGIDHLVDTDDLSHLRWRGAAPDLAVNLHGRGPQSHRLLAGTRPHRLIAFANPIAGHHDGPPWLADEHEVHRWCRLLDWYGVPTDPTDLGLRRPAPDRTPIGVTVLHPGSKIAGKRWPVRRFAAVARQLSAAGHEIVITGDTTECGLARRVARLAGLPGRTVRAGHTDLRYLATLVAHARLLISGDTGIAHLATAYRTPSVVLFGPNPPSRWGPPPDRPWHRALWAGGGDLPGWDGTGAHPMLAAVDVDQVLVAVDEVQRAVRTTGAVAA, from the coding sequence GTGATCGTGATTCTCCGTGCGCTGGGCCTCGGCGACCTCGCCACCGCCGTGCCGGCACTTCGCGCCCTGCGCGCCCACCACCCCGACGAGCGTCTGGTCCTGCTCGCCCCGGACTGGCTGGCCCCACTGGTTCCTCTGATCGGTGGGATCGACCACCTGGTCGACACCGACGACCTGTCCCACCTTCGGTGGCGGGGAGCCGCTCCCGACCTGGCGGTCAATCTGCACGGCCGCGGGCCACAGTCACACCGCCTGCTGGCCGGCACCCGGCCGCACCGGCTGATCGCCTTCGCCAACCCGATCGCCGGGCACCACGACGGCCCGCCATGGCTGGCCGACGAACACGAGGTCCACCGGTGGTGCCGCCTGCTGGACTGGTACGGCGTCCCCACGGATCCGACCGACCTGGGCCTCCGCCGGCCAGCACCCGACCGAACACCGATCGGCGTGACCGTGCTGCACCCGGGCTCGAAGATCGCGGGTAAGCGCTGGCCGGTGCGGCGGTTCGCGGCTGTCGCCCGCCAGCTCAGTGCTGCCGGCCACGAGATCGTGATAACCGGAGACACCACTGAGTGCGGCCTCGCCCGGCGCGTCGCGCGGCTTGCCGGGTTGCCCGGTCGCACCGTCCGGGCCGGCCACACCGACTTGCGTTACCTGGCCACTCTGGTCGCTCATGCCCGCCTGCTGATCAGCGGCGACACCGGCATCGCCCACCTTGCCACCGCCTACCGCACCCCCTCCGTCGTCCTCTTCGGCCCCAACCCGCCGTCTCGGTGGGGGCCACCGCCCGATCGGCCCTGGCACCGGGCGCTCTGGGCCGGCGGTGGGGACCTTCCGGGGTGGGACGGGACCGGGGCCCACCCGATGCTGGCGGCCGTGGATGTTGATCAGGTGCTGGTCGCCGTCGACGAGGTGCAGCGGGCAGTGCGGACGACCGGTGCGGTTGCGGCGTAG
- a CDS encoding DNA topoisomerase IB translates to MRLRRSDPGRPGYRRCRRGRGWGFQDPAGEPVRDPDRLARLRDLVIPPAWQDVWISPYPNGHIQATGVDAAGRRQYLYHPEWRRKRDEAKFDHVLEVAHRLPRLRERIADDLDGRGLNRDRVLATVARLLDLGAFRVGSDRYAAGDDPTFGVSTLRPEHARSRRGCVVLEFPAKGGIEQIRWIEDPVLCQVLVNLRRRRRAADRLFGYWDGRHWRDVRRGDVNGYLRTASGGEMTAKDFRTWHATVLAATGLAAVGGHRSVTARRRAVAAVMREVAGLLGNTPTVARSSYVDPRVVELYHDGVLAPVGRWMPREDAERAVLELLTEA, encoded by the coding sequence GTGCGGTTGCGGCGTAGTGATCCGGGCAGGCCGGGGTACCGGCGCTGCCGGCGTGGCCGGGGCTGGGGGTTCCAGGATCCGGCCGGTGAGCCGGTCCGTGATCCGGATCGGCTGGCCCGGCTGCGTGACCTGGTCATCCCGCCGGCCTGGCAGGACGTGTGGATTTCGCCGTACCCGAACGGGCACATCCAGGCCACCGGAGTCGATGCTGCTGGCCGGCGGCAGTACCTGTACCACCCGGAGTGGCGGCGCAAGCGGGACGAGGCGAAGTTCGATCACGTGCTCGAGGTGGCCCACCGGCTGCCCAGGTTGCGCGAGCGCATCGCGGATGACCTCGACGGCCGGGGACTGAACCGAGATCGGGTGCTGGCCACCGTGGCCCGGTTGTTGGACCTGGGCGCGTTCCGGGTGGGCAGTGACCGCTACGCCGCCGGCGACGACCCGACCTTCGGGGTGTCCACTCTGCGTCCGGAGCACGCCCGCTCCCGCCGCGGCTGCGTGGTCCTGGAGTTCCCGGCTAAGGGTGGGATCGAGCAGATTCGGTGGATTGAGGATCCGGTGCTGTGCCAGGTGCTGGTCAACCTGCGTCGTCGCCGCCGCGCCGCGGACCGGCTCTTCGGCTACTGGGACGGCCGGCACTGGCGGGACGTGCGCCGGGGCGACGTCAACGGGTATCTGCGTACCGCCAGCGGAGGTGAGATGACCGCGAAGGACTTCCGTACCTGGCACGCCACCGTCCTGGCGGCCACCGGGCTGGCTGCCGTTGGTGGGCACCGGTCGGTGACCGCCCGCCGTCGGGCGGTGGCCGCGGTCATGCGGGAGGTGGCGGGGCTGCTCGGGAACACGCCCACGGTGGCTCGTTCGTCCTACGTCGACCCCCGGGTCGTCGAGCTCTACCACGATGGTGTGTTGGCGCCGGTCGGCCGGTGGATGCCCCGCGAGGACGCGGAGCGGGCGGTCCTGGAGTTGTTGACCGAGGCATGA
- a CDS encoding SDR family oxidoreductase gives MNAGSTVLVTGGSSGLGAAVVSAVAGAGGRPLVLDRQPPADGVPWAACDLADTRAAEAATRDIVERTGGLDAVVTAAGMDVPGRLADVPGETWDRVVTVDLLGTAAVIRAALPFLEASRGRIVTVASTLGVKAVGDATAYCAAKFGVVGFTRALAAELAGRVGVALLIPGGMRTAFFDDRDPQYRPGPDAVLNDPADTAAAVMFALTQPAGCAVRELVVCAEQESSYP, from the coding sequence ATGAACGCCGGGTCCACGGTCCTGGTGACCGGTGGGTCGAGCGGGCTGGGTGCGGCGGTGGTTTCGGCGGTGGCCGGGGCGGGTGGTCGACCGCTGGTACTGGATCGGCAACCCCCGGCCGACGGGGTGCCGTGGGCGGCGTGCGACCTGGCCGACACTCGGGCCGCCGAGGCGGCCACCCGGGACATCGTCGAGCGCACCGGTGGCCTGGACGCCGTCGTGACGGCGGCGGGGATGGATGTGCCCGGAAGGCTGGCCGACGTACCCGGGGAGACCTGGGACCGGGTTGTCACGGTGGACCTACTCGGCACTGCCGCGGTCATCCGGGCGGCACTGCCGTTCCTGGAGGCTTCCCGGGGCCGGATCGTCACCGTCGCCTCGACTCTGGGAGTAAAGGCGGTCGGTGACGCCACGGCGTACTGCGCGGCGAAGTTCGGGGTGGTCGGTTTCACCAGGGCGCTCGCCGCGGAACTCGCGGGCCGGGTGGGCGTGGCTCTGCTCATCCCCGGTGGCATGCGCACCGCCTTCTTCGACGATCGCGACCCACAGTACCGACCTGGACCGGATGCGGTCCTCAACGACCCGGCCGACACCGCCGCCGCGGTCATGTTCGCCCTGACCCAACCCGCCGGCTGCGCCGTCCGTGAACTGGTGGTCTGCGCCGAACAGGAGTCCTCCTACCCGTGA
- a CDS encoding polyprenol monophosphomannose synthase: MSEPVQLPSPWRDVRLTVVVPTYNEAGNLPILVEQLLALPLPGLKVLVADDNSPDGTGDVADKLAVEHPDRIEVVHRAGKEGLGRAYVDGMGRALDGGAEFVAQMDADLSHPPDALPGMLGALLSTQAGVVIGSRYVPGGELDENWPLYRRALSGWANLYVHTLLRVRIRDLTAGFKIWRADALRDIGLERVQSNGYSFQVEMHYLATKLGHTILEVPIRFEERHDGDSKMTTATKIESALMPFRLRSKHRNVER, encoded by the coding sequence ATGAGTGAACCCGTGCAGTTGCCGTCGCCGTGGCGGGACGTGCGCCTGACCGTGGTGGTGCCGACCTACAACGAGGCAGGCAACCTACCGATACTGGTGGAACAGTTGCTCGCGCTGCCCCTGCCCGGGTTGAAGGTCCTCGTGGCCGACGACAACTCGCCGGACGGCACCGGCGACGTCGCGGACAAGCTGGCTGTCGAGCACCCGGACCGGATCGAGGTCGTCCACCGGGCCGGTAAGGAAGGCCTGGGCCGGGCGTACGTCGACGGCATGGGGCGGGCTCTCGACGGTGGTGCCGAGTTCGTCGCGCAGATGGACGCCGACCTCTCCCACCCGCCGGACGCGCTGCCCGGCATGCTGGGTGCGCTGTTGTCCACCCAGGCCGGGGTGGTGATCGGTTCCCGTTACGTGCCGGGCGGCGAGCTGGACGAGAACTGGCCGCTGTACCGGCGGGCGCTGAGCGGATGGGCGAACCTGTACGTCCACACCCTGCTGCGGGTACGGATCCGGGACCTCACCGCCGGCTTCAAGATCTGGCGGGCGGACGCGCTGCGCGACATCGGACTGGAGCGGGTGCAGTCCAATGGCTACAGCTTCCAGGTGGAGATGCACTACCTGGCCACGAAGCTGGGGCACACGATCCTCGAGGTACCGATCCGGTTCGAGGAACGGCATGACGGCGACTCGAAGATGA
- a CDS encoding HAD-IIIA family hydrolase produces MPQVEPDQRRSTRATARRGGSVSRLFDAVLLDRDGTLIEDVPYNGNPERVRPMPGARAALDALRSAGLRLAVVTNQSGLAKGLFTEAQLRAVHARVEQVLGPFDAWLVCPHDDDDRCSCRKPAPELIHAAARRLGTTPQRCVLVGDIGRDVTAALAAGAQAVLVPTPLTRPPETSAAPWVAADLPAAAAEILRRQAAIDPATHRRALPSVGLPSPATVASAGAPSPATVASAVRRSRPSRRAGTVLVVRSDSAGDVLVTGPGIRAVAAHARRVVLLCGPRGRAAADLLPGVDTVIEHQLPWIDPAPAPVTPHDIATLTTALAAVDADEAVIFTSYHQSPLPLALLLRAVGVERICAISDDYPGSLLDVRHHVPTGTPEPERALSLAAAAGYPLPFDDEPVLRLRPVPPPPARVGAPGYVVLHPGSAAQSRGLPPDLAAEIVRTLVGAGHRVVVTGGPDEVALTARVAGGIAVDLGGGTGLADLAATVAGAAAVVVGNTGPAHLAAAYGVPVVSLFAPTVPFGQWGPWRVPTVRLGDPDTPCRGTRAATCPVPGHPCLSRIRPEEVLAALTLLGVPLSRPPTTAVATALARSGR; encoded by the coding sequence GTGCCACAGGTGGAGCCGGATCAGCGCAGGTCGACCCGGGCAACAGCCCGCCGGGGCGGCTCGGTTTCCCGCCTGTTCGACGCGGTGCTGCTGGACCGGGATGGCACCCTCATCGAGGACGTGCCGTACAACGGGAACCCGGAGCGGGTACGGCCGATGCCGGGGGCGCGGGCGGCGCTGGACGCGCTGCGGTCGGCGGGCCTGCGGCTGGCGGTGGTGACGAACCAGTCCGGGCTGGCCAAGGGGCTGTTCACCGAGGCGCAGCTGCGGGCCGTACACGCGCGGGTCGAGCAGGTGCTCGGCCCGTTCGACGCCTGGCTGGTCTGTCCGCACGACGACGACGACCGGTGCAGCTGTCGCAAACCAGCGCCGGAACTGATCCACGCCGCCGCCCGCCGGCTCGGCACCACGCCGCAGCGGTGCGTTCTGGTCGGTGACATCGGTCGCGATGTCACCGCTGCACTGGCCGCCGGCGCCCAGGCGGTCCTGGTGCCCACGCCACTGACCCGCCCACCCGAAACCAGCGCCGCGCCGTGGGTCGCGGCGGATCTACCGGCCGCGGCAGCCGAGATTCTCCGTCGGCAGGCCGCCATCGATCCGGCCACCCACCGACGCGCCCTGCCGTCGGTGGGCCTTCCGTCGCCGGCCACTGTGGCGTCGGCGGGCGCCCCGTCCCCGGCCACTGTGGCGTCGGCGGTCCGTCGCTCCCGCCCCAGCCGGCGTGCCGGGACCGTACTCGTCGTCCGTTCCGACTCGGCCGGCGACGTGCTTGTCACGGGCCCGGGGATCCGTGCCGTCGCCGCCCACGCGCGCCGGGTCGTCCTGCTGTGCGGACCGCGCGGTCGTGCCGCCGCCGACCTCCTACCTGGCGTCGACACCGTCATCGAGCACCAACTGCCGTGGATCGACCCCGCACCCGCACCGGTTACCCCGCACGACATCGCCACCCTCACCACCGCCCTCGCTGCCGTCGACGCCGACGAGGCGGTGATCTTCACCAGCTACCACCAGTCCCCGCTCCCCTTGGCCCTGCTGCTGCGTGCCGTCGGCGTCGAGCGCATCTGCGCGATCAGCGACGACTACCCCGGCAGCCTGCTCGACGTCCGCCACCACGTCCCGACCGGCACCCCCGAGCCCGAACGTGCCCTCTCGCTCGCCGCCGCCGCCGGCTACCCACTACCGTTCGACGACGAACCGGTCCTGCGGCTGCGGCCGGTGCCGCCGCCACCTGCGCGGGTGGGCGCGCCGGGCTACGTGGTGCTGCACCCCGGCTCGGCGGCTCAGTCCCGGGGGTTGCCGCCCGACCTGGCAGCGGAGATCGTCCGGACCCTGGTCGGCGCGGGCCACCGGGTCGTGGTCACCGGCGGTCCGGACGAGGTGGCGTTGACCGCGCGGGTGGCCGGCGGGATCGCCGTTGATCTCGGCGGTGGGACCGGACTGGCCGACCTGGCCGCGACCGTCGCCGGTGCCGCCGCGGTGGTCGTCGGTAACACCGGTCCCGCCCACCTCGCCGCCGCGTACGGCGTTCCGGTGGTCAGCCTCTTCGCCCCGACGGTCCCGTTCGGGCAGTGGGGGCCGTGGCGGGTGCCGACCGTCCGGCTCGGCGATCCGGACACCCCCTGCCGCGGCACCCGTGCCGCCACCTGCCCGGTACCCGGCCACCCCTGCCTGAGCCGGATCAGGCCGGAGGAGGTGTTGGCCGCGCTGACCCTGCTCGGCGTGCCCCTGTCCCGGCCACCGACGACGGCCGTGGCCACCGCCCTCGCCCGGAGCGGCCGATGA
- a CDS encoding D-sedoheptulose-7-phosphate isomerase: MTPARSILEEHLAGLAAALPPYRRAARRLPAWGAELARTLAGGGRLLVAGNGGSAAEAQHLTAELVGKLHADRQPFSAIALHAETSALTAVGNDYGYDQVFARQVHAHGRPGDILLLLSTSGRSRNLLQAAQAAHHVGLRCWALTGPVPNPLADLCHETLAVPAPDGQIVQELHLVSSHLLCEYTEQALPAALAAAAGAPAAAPVTGRGSGAPTDTPPIDVLSTDVPAAGPVRAGVEVVLNGEQQVET; encoded by the coding sequence ATGACGCCGGCCCGGTCGATCCTGGAGGAACACCTGGCGGGCCTCGCCGCCGCGCTGCCGCCGTACCGCCGCGCCGCCCGGCGACTACCTGCCTGGGGAGCCGAACTCGCCCGCACCCTGGCCGGCGGTGGTCGGCTGCTGGTGGCCGGCAACGGCGGTAGCGCCGCCGAGGCGCAACACCTCACCGCCGAACTCGTCGGCAAACTCCACGCCGACCGCCAGCCCTTCTCTGCCATCGCCCTGCACGCCGAGACCAGCGCCCTGACCGCCGTCGGCAACGACTACGGCTATGACCAGGTCTTCGCCCGTCAGGTCCACGCCCACGGCCGTCCCGGTGACATCCTCCTGCTGCTGTCCACCAGCGGCAGGAGCCGGAACCTCCTGCAGGCCGCCCAGGCCGCCCACCACGTCGGCCTACGGTGCTGGGCCCTGACCGGACCTGTGCCCAATCCGCTGGCCGACCTGTGCCACGAGACCCTCGCTGTTCCGGCGCCGGATGGGCAGATCGTCCAGGAACTGCACCTGGTCTCCAGTCACCTGCTCTGCGAGTACACCGAGCAGGCGCTCCCGGCGGCGCTGGCCGCCGCTGCCGGTGCACCGGCAGCGGCGCCGGTGACCGGCCGCGGCTCCGGGGCGCCCACCGACACACCGCCCATCGATGTGCTGTCCACGGACGTGCCGGCTGCCGGACCGGTACGGGCCGGGGTCGAGGTGGTGCTGAACGGCGAGCAGCAGGTCGAGACGTGA